One Ignavibacteriales bacterium genomic window, GTTCTCACCGGTAATCAGAAGTCCTTTGCTGCCGGAGCTGATATAAAAGAGATGGCAGATGCTTCAGCGATCGAAATGCTTTTAAGAGATCAATTCGCGCGCTGGGATAGGATCAGAAAGGTAAAGAAACCGATTATAGCCGCAGTGAGCGGATTTGCGCTTGGAGGAGGTTGTGAGCTTGCAATGACATGTGATATGATAGTTGCGGCGGAGTGTGCGAAATTCGGGCAACCGGAAATAAACCTTGCTGTAATACCTGGTGCCGGAGGTACCCAACGTCTCACGAAAGCAATAGGTAAAGCACGCGCGATGGAGATGATATTGACAGGAAAGATGATGTCTGCTTCAGAAATGATGGAGGCAGGTCTTTTGACAAAGGTAGTCCCGGATGAAGTATATCTGGATGAGGCAATGGAGCTGGCAAAAAATATTGCATCGAAGCCGGCTATTGCAGTTCAGCTTGCAAAAGAGTGTATATTAAAAGCATTCGATACTACAATAGAAACAGGATTAGAATTCGAGAGAAAGAATTTCTATCTTCTGTTTGCAACCGAAGACAAGTTCGAGGGAATGAACGCATTTGTTGAAAAGCGAAAACCCGAATGGAAGGGCAAATAACTATTCCGGTAAAAAATTAACTTAACCAATATTTGAGAATATTAATTTTAGTTGTACTTGGGCTTGTATTTGCTTTACAGGCGTATGGACAGAACGGTGATAACGGGAAAAAGACAGTTCTTACAGACGATCCTTTAAATGCTGAACAAATAATAGAGAGAAATAAGCAGTCGCTTGTTTCGATATGGTTTCATACTGACGATTATTTTTCATATTACACATACTCGTATGGAGTCGATACCACTATTCTGAATGGAAGTGGTTTTATTGTTAGTGAAGATGGTATAGTAGCGACAAATTATCATGTAGTTGAATCGATAGACAGTATAATAGTAAAGACCAGTGATGGGACCTTTTATGATGCTGACCTCCTTTTGGTCGATGAATCAAACGATTTTGCGATCCTTAAGATAAGGAATCCCGAGAATAGAGCATTCCAACCAGTCAAGTTGGGTGATTCAGATAACCTGGTTGTCGGTCAGAATATTTTTGCGATAGGGAGTCCGCTCGGTTTCGAATACACGATATCAGAGGGCATTATTGCTGCAATAAGGGATGAGGAGAAAGTTAGCTTTACCGATCCCAATACATACATGCCCGTCGAAAAAGTCTTTGATAAAGTCATACAGATAACAGCGGCAATATCTCCCGGGAATAGTGGCGGCGCTCTTTTCAATGCTAAAGGTGAAGTTATAGGAGTTACAACATATTCATATGGCTTTTACGGTAATTTGAATTTCGCGAGTGCGATAAATTCTTTTAAGAAGCTGTGGACATCCGTAGATTTTTCTCAGCTCGAGAATGATGAGGAGGCAAAGATAAAGATGGAGGATAACCAGTTCAAAACGAGCTATAAGCTTGCCTCGAACTATAAATCTAAGCTTTATTATAATTGGTTTTACACAAAGCTCGTCGATACAATGACAGTGTATGATACTATGGCGGTCAGGCAGGATTCATTAAACCAGATCAACCTTGTCAAGGCGCAGACATATTATGATAAATGTATAGATCTCAGACCGGATTCGTTTTATGTATATCAGGGATTAATGGATCTTTATGTATTTACAGATCATTTTACTGAAGCTGAGGAACTGTATAAGACTATTAGAGAAAGATTCAATTCCGATAGTTTGTTGAATACGCTTTCATCATCGCTTGCTGATGCGTATTCATCTTCCAAGGACTATGATAAGGCGTTGACCTTTTACAAAAAGATGCTCGACCAGGATACAAACGATGCTTTTATTTATTACCAGATAGCGGATCTCTATGAAAAGAAAAACGATAACAAATCTGCCATTACGAATCTCAATATGGCGATCAAGTATGATTCCAGTTATACGCAGGCTTATGTGAAACTCGGTGAGATCTATTACAAGCGGAAGGATTATTCCAGGGCAAAGAAAATACTGGAAGAATCTACCGAAAAATATATTCTTGCTTACGGAAGTTCTCCATATAATCTTGATCTCCACTATTATTTGGGAATGATAGCGGTACGGGAGGGAAGAAAGTTCGATGCGATATTGGCATACATAGAGATGAAGAATGTTTACACATACGAGAAGGATGACAACGAAAAGAAGCAAAAGCTGTATAAAGCAATCAAAGAGTTAGACGAATAAATCTAAGGTCTTATTATAATGATAAAGAATTATGATGTAGTAATTGTTGGTGCAGGAGGTGCGGGATTGAGGGCGGCTGTCGAGATCCCGAAAGAATATTCCTGCGCAGTAATTTCAAAAGTATTTCCTCCCCGCTCACATACGGGAACTGCTCAGGGAGGTGTATGTGCGGCGCTTGCTAATATGGAAGATGATTCATGGGAAAATCATGCATTTGACACCGTCAAGGGAAGCGATTACCTTGGTGACCAGGATAGTATTGAGGTTATGTGTAAGGACGCAATAAGAGCAATCATAGAGCTCGAGCATATGGGGATGCCTTTCTCGCGTAATGAGGCAGGGAAAATTGCCCAGAGGAATTTTGGCGGTCATACACGTCCTGTTGATCCAAATGACCCAACGGGGAAGAGAGTGGCTGTTAAAAGAGCATGCTACTCTGCCGATAGAACAGGACACGTAATGCTTCAGACATTGTATGAAAACTGTATCAGGAACCAGGTTAGCTTTTTTTCGGAATACTTTGTAACTGATCTGTTAATAGAGGACAACGTTTGTAAGGGTGTTGTCGCAATGGATATTGCTACGAGTGAGATAACTATATTTCATGCAAAGGCAGTGCTCTTTGCAACAGGTGGAAGTGGAAGGATGTTTAGAATAACTTCCAATGCTCACATGGGCACAGGTGACGGTATGGCACTGGTATATAAGAGGGGATTGCCTCTTGAGGATATGGAGTTCTATCAATTTCATCCTACAGGTCTATGGAGACTGGGTATTCTTGTCAGTGAAGCTGCGAGAGGTGAGGGTGGCATCTTAAAGAACAAAGAAGGTGAGAGGTTTATGGAGCGTTATGCTCCTACTGTTAAAGACCTTGCTCCAAGGGATATGGTGTCAAGGGCTATTATATCCGAGATACGTGACGGCAAAGGTATTATGGGAAGCGACGGCACGGAATATATTTACCTGGATGTATCTCATCTGGGTAAGGAAGTTATAGATGATAAGCTCCCTGAGATAACAGGTTTTGCAAGGACATATCTTGGTGTAGAACCTACTGCGGAGCCAATTCCAATTCAGCCAACAGCGCATTACGAGATGGGCGGAATTCCAACAAACGTCGATTGCCAGGTACTCATGAGCGAAATGGGTAATGTTGTTCCGGGATTTTATGCTGCCGGTGAATGCGCATGTGTATCTGTTCACGGAGCCAACAGGCTGGGTACTAACTCACTTCTTGATCTTGTTGTATTCGGAAGGAGAGGGGGAAAAGCGATAGCTAATTTCCTAAAGGATGCACAGTTTTCGGAGATAAGTGAATCTGCGGCAGATTATTCGAGAAATCTTATTGAAGAAATGTTGAATAAAAACGGAAGCGAA contains:
- a CDS encoding enoyl-CoA hydratase/isomerase family protein produces the protein MSDNTGSYSLIKISEIDNGSALKVGLIELNRPEVLNALNVELMKEVVSALEALDKDANIGCMVLTGNQKSFAAGADIKEMADASAIEMLLRDQFARWDRIRKVKKPIIAAVSGFALGGGCELAMTCDMIVAAECAKFGQPEINLAVIPGAGGTQRLTKAIGKARAMEMILTGKMMSASEMMEAGLLTKVVPDEVYLDEAMELAKNIASKPAIAVQLAKECILKAFDTTIETGLEFERKNFYLLFATEDKFEGMNAFVEKRKPEWKGK
- a CDS encoding trypsin-like peptidase domain-containing protein; translated protein: MRILILVVLGLVFALQAYGQNGDNGKKTVLTDDPLNAEQIIERNKQSLVSIWFHTDDYFSYYTYSYGVDTTILNGSGFIVSEDGIVATNYHVVESIDSIIVKTSDGTFYDADLLLVDESNDFAILKIRNPENRAFQPVKLGDSDNLVVGQNIFAIGSPLGFEYTISEGIIAAIRDEEKVSFTDPNTYMPVEKVFDKVIQITAAISPGNSGGALFNAKGEVIGVTTYSYGFYGNLNFASAINSFKKLWTSVDFSQLENDEEAKIKMEDNQFKTSYKLASNYKSKLYYNWFYTKLVDTMTVYDTMAVRQDSLNQINLVKAQTYYDKCIDLRPDSFYVYQGLMDLYVFTDHFTEAEELYKTIRERFNSDSLLNTLSSSLADAYSSSKDYDKALTFYKKMLDQDTNDAFIYYQIADLYEKKNDNKSAITNLNMAIKYDSSYTQAYVKLGEIYYKRKDYSRAKKILEESTEKYILAYGSSPYNLDLHYYLGMIAVREGRKFDAILAYIEMKNVYTYEKDDNEKKQKLYKAIKELDE
- a CDS encoding succinate dehydrogenase flavoprotein subunit codes for the protein MIKNYDVVIVGAGGAGLRAAVEIPKEYSCAVISKVFPPRSHTGTAQGGVCAALANMEDDSWENHAFDTVKGSDYLGDQDSIEVMCKDAIRAIIELEHMGMPFSRNEAGKIAQRNFGGHTRPVDPNDPTGKRVAVKRACYSADRTGHVMLQTLYENCIRNQVSFFSEYFVTDLLIEDNVCKGVVAMDIATSEITIFHAKAVLFATGGSGRMFRITSNAHMGTGDGMALVYKRGLPLEDMEFYQFHPTGLWRLGILVSEAARGEGGILKNKEGERFMERYAPTVKDLAPRDMVSRAIISEIRDGKGIMGSDGTEYIYLDVSHLGKEVIDDKLPEITGFARTYLGVEPTAEPIPIQPTAHYEMGGIPTNVDCQVLMSEMGNVVPGFYAAGECACVSVHGANRLGTNSLLDLVVFGRRGGKAIANFLKDAQFSEISESAADYSRNLIEEMLNKNGSENVADIRTEMQNIMMKDCGVYRSKESLTAAAEKIAELKERYKNISVQDKGKVFNTDLVESIELGNLLDTAEATVYSALNRTESRGAHSREDYPDRNDTEWMKHTFIYKAPDGVRIEYKPVTVTRYQPMERKY